One Phocaeicola dorei genomic region harbors:
- the recJ gene encoding single-stranded-DNA-specific exonuclease RecJ produces the protein MNHKWNYQPPSQEQTEAAKALAKETGISPILCKLLLERGITSAAEAKRFFRPQLNELHDPFLMKDMSIAVERLNQAMGRKERIMVYGDYDVDGTTAVALVYKFLQQFYSNIDYYIPDRYNEGYGVSVKGVDYACETGVKLIIVLDCGIKAVEEIAYAKEKGIDFIICDHHVPDDILPPAVAILNAKRADNTYPYDHLSGCGVGFKFMQAFALNNGIEFHQLTPLLDLVAVSVASDIVPIMGENRVLTHHGLKQLNSNPSVGLKAIIDVCGLSEKEITVGDIVFKIGPRINASGRIQNGKEAVELLIEKDFSAALEKANQINQYNETRKDLDKTMTEEANQIVDHLEGLADRRSIVIYNEAWHKGVIGIVASRLTEIYYRPAVVLTRTDNLATGSARSVSGFDVYKAIEYCRDLLENFGGHTYAAGLSMKVENVEEFTRRFETYVTEHILPEQTSAVIDIDAEIDFRDITPKFHADLKKFNPFGPDNHKPIFCTHNVYDYGTSKVVGRDQEHIKLELVDNKSNNVMNGIAFGQSSQARYIKTKRSFDICYTIEENTHKRGEVQLQIEDIKPSEE, from the coding sequence ATGAATCACAAATGGAATTATCAACCTCCAAGCCAAGAACAGACAGAAGCAGCTAAAGCATTAGCAAAGGAAACAGGGATCAGCCCGATTCTTTGTAAGCTGTTGCTGGAAAGAGGTATAACCTCAGCAGCAGAGGCTAAAAGATTTTTCCGTCCCCAGCTTAACGAGCTACACGACCCATTCCTGATGAAGGATATGAGCATTGCCGTAGAACGGCTCAATCAAGCTATGGGCAGGAAAGAACGTATCATGGTTTATGGAGATTATGATGTAGACGGTACAACAGCTGTAGCATTGGTATACAAATTTCTCCAGCAGTTCTATTCGAACATTGACTACTATATTCCCGACCGATATAATGAGGGCTACGGAGTATCAGTAAAAGGAGTGGATTATGCCTGTGAAACAGGTGTAAAACTTATTATTGTGTTAGATTGCGGTATTAAAGCCGTAGAGGAAATTGCTTATGCAAAAGAAAAAGGTATCGATTTCATCATCTGCGACCACCATGTACCTGATGATATATTGCCACCAGCCGTAGCTATTCTGAATGCCAAACGGGCAGACAATACGTATCCTTACGATCATCTTTCAGGGTGTGGTGTAGGCTTCAAATTCATGCAGGCTTTCGCTTTGAATAATGGCATTGAATTTCATCAACTAACTCCTTTATTAGATTTGGTTGCTGTCAGTGTAGCATCAGACATCGTACCTATCATGGGAGAGAACCGAGTGCTGACACATCATGGTTTAAAGCAGTTGAACTCCAATCCCAGTGTAGGTCTGAAAGCTATTATTGATGTATGCGGATTATCAGAAAAAGAAATTACCGTAGGTGATATCGTATTCAAGATAGGTCCGCGCATCAACGCATCCGGACGTATACAGAACGGAAAAGAAGCGGTGGAATTGCTCATAGAAAAGGACTTCTCGGCAGCATTAGAGAAAGCCAACCAAATCAACCAATACAATGAAACCCGTAAAGATCTGGATAAGACCATGACCGAAGAGGCCAACCAAATTGTAGACCACTTGGAAGGACTAGCAGACCGGCGTTCCATTGTCATCTATAATGAAGCGTGGCACAAAGGTGTTATCGGTATCGTAGCTTCACGCCTTACAGAGATTTATTATCGCCCGGCAGTTGTATTAACCCGTACAGATAATCTAGCAACTGGTTCTGCCCGTTCCGTATCAGGTTTCGATGTTTACAAAGCTATCGAATATTGTCGTGACTTGTTGGAAAATTTTGGAGGACACACTTACGCTGCAGGACTATCCATGAAAGTGGAAAATGTGGAAGAATTCACCCGCCGTTTTGAGACCTATGTCACAGAACATATTTTGCCGGAACAGACTAGTGCTGTAATAGATATTGATGCAGAAATTGACTTCCGGGATATCACTCCGAAGTTCCATGCCGACCTGAAAAAGTTCAATCCCTTCGGACCAGACAACCACAAACCTATCTTTTGTACACATAATGTATATGATTATGGTACCAGCAAAGTAGTAGGTCGTGATCAGGAGCATATCAAGTTGGAATTGGTAGACAATAAATCAAACAATGTGATGAATGGCATCGCTTTCGGACAAAGTTCACAAGCACGCTATATTAAGACCAAACGTTCTTTTGATATTTGTTATACCATTGAAGAGAATACGCACAAGCGTGGTGAAGTACAATTGCAAATAGAAGATATAAAACCCAGTGAGGAATAA
- a CDS encoding patatin family protein yields the protein MKIDDKTGLVLEGGGMRGVFTCGVLDYMMDKKVWFPYGVGVSAGACNGLSYMSRQRGRAKFSNIDLLEKYHYIGIKHLWRKHSILDQELLYEHFPKEILPYDYKTYAENSARFEMVTTNCITGRACYLEEKHDPRRIIAIAKASSSLPYVCPIAYVDGEPMLDGGIVDSIPVLRAIEQGYDKNVVVLTRNRGYRKKGKDMKIPHFIYKKYPRLRVVLSKRCRIYNEQLDLVEQLEDKGRIVVIRPEKPMEVDRIETDIKKLTDLYEEGYVCAKKMFEEKQILQK from the coding sequence ATGAAAATAGATGATAAAACAGGACTGGTACTGGAAGGCGGAGGTATGCGCGGAGTTTTTACCTGCGGGGTATTAGACTATATGATGGATAAGAAGGTTTGGTTTCCGTATGGGGTAGGAGTTTCTGCCGGAGCGTGCAATGGTCTTTCATATATGTCTCGCCAGCGTGGTAGAGCTAAGTTTAGTAATATTGATTTATTGGAGAAATATCATTATATCGGCATAAAGCATTTATGGCGTAAGCACAGTATTCTTGATCAGGAATTGCTTTATGAACATTTTCCTAAGGAAATTCTTCCTTATGATTATAAAACATATGCTGAAAATTCTGCTCGTTTTGAAATGGTGACTACTAATTGCATTACGGGTAGGGCGTGTTATTTGGAAGAGAAACATGATCCTCGACGTATTATTGCCATAGCTAAGGCGTCCAGCAGTCTTCCTTATGTTTGTCCTATAGCTTATGTAGATGGTGAGCCGATGCTTGATGGGGGAATTGTGGATTCTATTCCTGTGTTGCGTGCTATTGAACAAGGATATGATAAAAATGTAGTGGTACTTACCCGTAATCGGGGATATCGCAAAAAAGGAAAGGATATGAAAATTCCTCATTTTATCTATAAAAAATACCCTCGTTTGCGCGTGGTTTTAAGTAAACGTTGCCGTATTTACAACGAACAGCTTGATTTAGTAGAGCAATTGGAAGACAAGGGCAGGATTGTGGTAATTCGTCCTGAAAAGCCGATGGAAGTGGATCGTATTGAAACAGATATAAAGAAACTGACCGATTTATATGAGGAAGGGTATGTCTGTGCAAAAAAAATGTTTGAAGAAAAACAAATACTTCAAAAATAA
- a CDS encoding aminopeptidase C, whose amino-acid sequence MKRFTLLAALGLCSISLFAQDAQKEEPKEEGFVFTTVKELPITSVKNQSRAGTCWCYSSMAFLESELLRMGKGEYDFSEMYIVHQTYLDRADAAVRTHGDISFSQGGSFYDVIYGMKKFGLVPEEVMRPGVMYGDTLSNHTELTAVSDAVVAAIAKGKLRKLQTDNNHNPLWKKAIAAIHDIYLGKCPEKFTYKGKEYTPHSFFESTGLNPNDYISLTSYTHHPFYEPFVLEIQDNWRWGQSYNLPIDEFMQVFDNAINNGYPIAWGSDVSEQGFTRDGVAVMPDTEKVQELSGSDMAHWLKMKPEEKKLNTKPQPQKWCTQEERQEAYDNWETTDDHGMLIYGIAKDQEGNDYYMVKNSWGKAGKYEGLWYASKAFVRYKTMNIVVNKNALPKEIAKKLGIK is encoded by the coding sequence ATGAAAAGATTTACATTATTAGCAGCATTAGGTTTATGCAGTATAAGCCTCTTTGCACAAGATGCACAAAAAGAAGAGCCAAAGGAAGAAGGGTTTGTATTCACTACAGTAAAAGAACTGCCTATTACTTCTGTCAAGAACCAAAGCCGTGCCGGTACTTGCTGGTGCTATTCCAGTATGGCCTTTCTAGAATCAGAATTACTTCGTATGGGAAAAGGAGAATACGACTTTTCTGAAATGTACATCGTACACCAAACTTATTTGGATCGAGCTGATGCCGCCGTACGTACTCATGGAGATATATCTTTTTCCCAAGGAGGATCATTCTATGACGTTATCTATGGAATGAAAAAATTTGGTCTGGTGCCCGAAGAAGTTATGCGTCCGGGAGTCATGTATGGTGATACACTAAGTAACCATACAGAACTTACAGCCGTATCGGATGCTGTAGTAGCAGCAATAGCCAAAGGAAAATTACGCAAACTCCAAACAGATAATAACCATAATCCATTATGGAAAAAGGCCATTGCCGCTATTCATGATATCTATTTAGGTAAATGCCCTGAAAAATTCACTTATAAAGGAAAAGAATACACTCCCCATTCATTCTTCGAATCAACAGGATTAAATCCAAATGATTACATTTCATTAACCTCGTATACCCACCATCCGTTCTACGAACCATTTGTCCTTGAAATTCAAGACAACTGGCGTTGGGGACAATCATACAACCTTCCCATTGATGAATTCATGCAGGTTTTTGACAATGCCATTAATAACGGCTATCCAATCGCATGGGGATCTGATGTCAGTGAACAAGGTTTTACACGTGATGGCGTAGCTGTTATGCCCGACACGGAAAAAGTGCAAGAACTAAGTGGGTCAGACATGGCTCATTGGTTGAAAATGAAACCGGAAGAAAAGAAACTGAACACCAAACCACAACCTCAGAAATGGTGTACACAAGAAGAACGCCAGGAAGCATATGACAATTGGGAAACAACCGACGATCATGGCATGTTGATTTACGGTATAGCTAAAGACCAAGAAGGAAATGACTATTATATGGTAAAGAATTCTTGGGGAAAAGCTGGAAAATACGAAGGCTTATGGTACGCCTCAAAAGCATTCGTTCGTTACAAAACCATGAATATCGTAGTCAATAAAAATGCACTGCCTAAAGAAATTGCTAAAAAATTAGGCATCAAATAA
- a CDS encoding aminopeptidase P family protein, producing MFDSATYQRRRQALRNKVQNGIILILGNNEAPANYPDNTYKFRQDSSFLYFFGHSHPGYAGVIDIEAGEDYFFGNDVDMDDIIWMGPQPSVKELAAQVGIQKSFPFPQLKEVVKKAITQGRKVHFLPPYRFDNMMLLEDLTGIRAAIVKKYASVELIKAVVDLRSVKEACEIAEIDLACNIGYEMHTTAMRLCKPGIKEQYIAGVLDGIAASYGSMTSFATILTQHGETLHNHDHSHILEPGRMMLTDAGAERVTNYCSDHTRTVPVGGKFEGRQKDVYNIVLACHDKALEITRPGITYMSVHLEVCKVLVQGLKDLGLMKGDVEEAVAAGAHALFLPHGLGHMMGLDVHDMEDLGQIYVGYDDEIRPSSQFGLASLRMGRRLQKGFVITDEPGCYFIPALIDKWKAEKMHTDFLNFDAIEKFKDFGGIRLEDDILITSEGSRFTGEKRIPITIEEVETIMNE from the coding sequence ATGTTTGATTCCGCAACTTATCAAAGACGCCGTCAGGCACTTAGAAATAAAGTGCAAAATGGTATTATCCTTATACTAGGTAATAATGAAGCTCCGGCAAACTATCCGGATAACACATATAAATTCCGTCAGGACAGTTCATTCCTCTACTTCTTCGGTCATTCTCACCCCGGATATGCAGGTGTAATAGATATAGAAGCAGGAGAAGATTATTTCTTCGGAAATGATGTAGATATGGACGACATTATCTGGATGGGGCCCCAACCCAGTGTGAAAGAATTGGCTGCACAAGTAGGTATTCAGAAAAGTTTTCCTTTCCCCCAGCTAAAAGAAGTGGTAAAAAAAGCTATCACACAAGGGAGAAAAGTACATTTCCTTCCTCCCTACCGATTCGATAATATGATGCTCTTAGAAGACTTAACCGGTATCCGTGCGGCTATAGTAAAGAAATATGCTTCTGTAGAATTGATAAAAGCTGTAGTTGATTTACGTTCTGTAAAAGAAGCTTGCGAAATAGCAGAAATCGACTTGGCATGTAATATTGGTTATGAAATGCACACAACCGCCATGCGTCTATGTAAACCAGGAATAAAGGAACAATATATCGCCGGAGTACTGGATGGCATCGCCGCTTCTTATGGAAGCATGACTTCATTTGCCACTATCCTGACTCAACATGGGGAGACATTACATAACCATGACCATAGCCATATCTTAGAGCCAGGGCGCATGATGCTAACAGATGCCGGAGCTGAAAGAGTCACAAATTATTGTTCAGACCATACACGTACCGTACCTGTGGGAGGCAAATTTGAAGGACGGCAAAAAGATGTGTATAATATTGTATTGGCTTGCCATGATAAAGCATTGGAAATTACTCGTCCAGGTATAACCTATATGTCTGTACACTTAGAAGTCTGCAAAGTGCTAGTTCAAGGATTAAAAGACCTGGGACTCATGAAGGGCGACGTGGAAGAAGCTGTTGCCGCTGGTGCACATGCTTTATTCCTGCCTCATGGATTAGGTCATATGATGGGATTGGATGTACATGACATGGAAGACCTAGGACAAATTTACGTAGGATATGACGATGAAATCCGTCCTTCTTCCCAGTTCGGGCTAGCCTCTCTACGCATGGGACGTCGCTTACAGAAAGGCTTTGTAATTACTGATGAACCGGGTTGTTATTTTATTCCAGCATTGATTGACAAATGGAAAGCAGAGAAAATGCATACAGACTTCCTGAACTTTGATGCTATTGAAAAATTCAAAGATTTTGGAGGCATCCGCTTGGAAGATGATATTTTGATTACTTCGGAAGGCTCCCGTTTCACTGGCGAGAAACGCATCCCTATCACTATCGAAGAAGTAGAAACTATTATGAATGAGTAA
- a CDS encoding ATP-dependent DNA helicase RecQ: protein MTYKEILKQYWGYDNFRGIQKEIIESIGNGHDTLGLMPTGGGKSITFQVPALAQPGLCLVITPLIALMKDQVRNLRDRGIKALAIYSGMTREEIIVALENCIFGDYKFLYISPERLDTEIFRNKLRNMKVSMITVDESHCISQWGYDFRPAYLKIAEIRELLPDIPILALTATATPEVVTDIQTKLNFKKNSQVFRMSFERKNLAYIVRPTENKQEELLHILNSVPGCAIVYTRNRKRTREIAELLVNNGITATFYHAGLNNDVKDQRQKSWLTGESRTMVATNAFGMGIDKPDVRIVIHIDMPDSPEAYFQEAGRAGRDGQKAYAVLLYAQSDKTTLNKRISDTFPDKDYIRKVYEDINYYFQMAMGDGIGCTFAFNLDEFCRNFKHFPVQADSALKILTRAGYLEYTDEQDNASRILFTMKRDELYKLHENDTDTEKLINIILRSYTGLFTDYAYINEDSLVIRSGLTRQRIYEILLTLTRRHIIHYIPRKKTPYIIYTRERQEKNRLVLTREIYEDRKKSYTTRIKAMIEYATADDKCRSRMLLRYFGEKNEHNCGQCDVCLNKHHSGIKQGEFQELEKQIKQLLQANAMPVSELLNQLNSNREKAEKVLSYLLSEEIIQLKNGILSV, encoded by the coding sequence ATGACCTATAAAGAAATTCTAAAACAATATTGGGGATATGATAACTTTCGGGGCATACAGAAAGAAATCATTGAAAGTATAGGCAACGGTCACGACACGCTAGGATTGATGCCTACCGGTGGCGGCAAATCCATTACCTTCCAAGTACCAGCTTTAGCACAACCCGGATTATGTTTAGTTATCACACCTCTTATTGCCCTGATGAAGGACCAGGTACGCAATTTACGCGACCGGGGTATCAAAGCTTTAGCAATTTATTCAGGCATGACGCGCGAAGAGATCATCGTTGCATTGGAAAACTGTATCTTCGGCGACTATAAATTCCTTTATATTTCTCCGGAAAGACTGGATACTGAAATATTCCGTAACAAACTACGGAACATGAAGGTAAGTATGATCACAGTAGATGAGTCACACTGTATATCTCAATGGGGATATGATTTCCGCCCTGCTTATCTGAAAATTGCAGAAATTCGAGAACTCCTTCCTGACATACCTATATTGGCACTGACAGCAACTGCCACTCCGGAAGTAGTAACAGATATTCAAACAAAACTAAACTTTAAAAAAAACAGTCAGGTTTTCCGAATGAGTTTCGAAAGAAAAAACTTGGCTTATATTGTACGTCCTACAGAAAATAAACAGGAAGAGCTATTACATATTTTAAATAGTGTGCCCGGCTGCGCCATTGTCTATACCCGCAACCGGAAACGCACACGTGAAATTGCCGAACTACTGGTCAATAACGGCATAACTGCCACTTTCTATCATGCCGGTTTGAATAATGATGTAAAAGATCAACGTCAAAAAAGCTGGCTCACCGGAGAAAGCCGTACTATGGTAGCAACCAACGCTTTCGGCATGGGTATCGACAAGCCAGATGTACGTATCGTTATCCACATAGATATGCCTGATTCTCCTGAAGCCTATTTTCAAGAAGCCGGACGAGCAGGGCGTGACGGGCAGAAAGCATATGCTGTTCTGCTATACGCCCAAAGTGATAAAACCACTCTCAACAAACGTATCAGTGATACATTTCCCGACAAGGATTATATCCGAAAAGTGTACGAAGATATCAACTACTATTTTCAAATGGCCATGGGAGACGGTATAGGTTGCACCTTTGCTTTTAACTTGGATGAATTCTGTCGTAACTTCAAACATTTCCCCGTACAAGCAGACAGCGCTTTAAAGATTCTGACCCGTGCCGGATATTTAGAATATACGGACGAGCAAGATAATGCTTCACGTATTCTTTTCACTATGAAACGCGACGAACTCTATAAACTACACGAGAATGATACAGATACAGAGAAACTGATAAACATCATCTTGCGTTCTTATACAGGATTATTTACTGATTATGCCTATATTAACGAAGATTCCTTAGTAATCCGTTCCGGATTAACCCGCCAACGAATCTATGAAATTCTACTGACGCTAACTCGTAGACATATCATACATTACATTCCACGGAAAAAGACACCTTATATTATATATACCCGTGAACGGCAAGAAAAGAATCGCCTTGTCCTAACTCGGGAAATATACGAAGACCGAAAAAAAAGCTATACCACCCGAATCAAGGCTATGATAGAATATGCCACAGCCGATGATAAATGTCGTAGCCGAATGCTACTCAGATATTTTGGAGAAAAGAACGAACACAACTGCGGACAATGTGATGTATGCCTTAACAAACATCATTCAGGAATAAAACAGGGGGAATTTCAAGAATTGGAAAAACAAATCAAACAGCTATTACAGGCAAACGCCATGCCTGTTTCAGAACTACTGAACCAATTGAATAGCAATCGTGAAAAAGCGGAAAAGGTACTCTCCTACCTACTTTCCGAAGAAATAATACAATTAAAAAATGGAATTCTTTCTGTATAA
- a CDS encoding beta-N-acetylglucosaminidase, whose protein sequence is MKKMHLAIICLFTGCTIFAQNIDVQPIPQQVSKQGGQINLPETYQLLGETEANPYAVQELKDLLGGKHPANTGLRIYIGEKGDKSIRKFTRQIPNQKEGYYLSINNKEIILAGNDERGTYYALQTLKQLLKDNQLPIIEIQDYPAICYRGVVEGFYGTPWSHNARLRQLQFYGENKMNTYIYGPKDDPYHSSPNWRLPYPEKEAKQLQELVKVAQENEIDFVWAIHPGQDIKWNKEDRELLLAKFEKMYHLGVRSFAVFFDDISGEGTNPVKQAELLNYIDEHFVKVKPDVTPLIMCPTEYNKSWSDPAKGYLTTLGDKLNPSIQIMWTGDRVISDITQDGIQWINDRIKRPAYIWWNFPVSDYVRDHLLMGPVYGNDTQIAHQMSGFVTNPMEHAEASKIAIYSVASYAWNPQKYNSEKTWKDAIMNILPDAATELEFFAAHNSDLGPNGHKYRREESVNLQPTAQSFTESYIKNKTYTEKDFSILQETFSQMIESSDILVAHADKNPIIVEIMPWLYQFKLLGETGNEVLAMVKAYDKNDQSLFMRKYKHVKALQQQMFQIDQTYNQNPYQPGIKTAGRVIKPLIDQTFATVTQCYNQKYSTLLNAETDYMPHKLISDISQIKNLPLQVKINRIQISPALEVIKWPGNGSLTIELDQVYPGENIEIDFGKPEIATWGSLEISANGKDWSKVNFTQEKNLLTASLQQKPIKAARFTNMQHQEQEIYLRRFIITIDK, encoded by the coding sequence ATGAAAAAAATGCATCTGGCAATCATTTGTCTTTTTACCGGTTGTACTATCTTTGCCCAAAACATAGATGTACAGCCCATCCCTCAACAAGTTTCCAAACAAGGCGGACAAATCAATTTACCTGAAACTTACCAGCTCTTGGGAGAAACTGAAGCTAATCCATATGCCGTACAAGAATTAAAAGATTTATTAGGTGGAAAACACCCGGCCAATACCGGTTTGCGCATTTATATTGGAGAAAAAGGAGACAAATCTATCCGCAAGTTTACTCGTCAAATCCCCAACCAAAAGGAAGGTTATTATCTATCCATCAATAATAAGGAAATAATTCTGGCAGGGAACGATGAACGTGGAACCTACTATGCCTTGCAAACCTTAAAACAATTGCTCAAAGATAACCAATTACCGATAATAGAGATACAAGACTATCCGGCCATATGCTACCGTGGTGTCGTAGAAGGATTTTACGGGACTCCCTGGAGCCATAATGCCCGTCTTCGCCAACTTCAATTTTATGGTGAAAACAAAATGAACACCTATATATACGGTCCTAAAGATGATCCTTACCATAGTTCTCCCAACTGGCGCTTGCCTTACCCCGAAAAAGAAGCAAAACAATTACAGGAATTAGTAAAAGTAGCCCAAGAAAACGAAATAGATTTTGTTTGGGCCATCCATCCAGGGCAAGACATCAAATGGAATAAGGAAGACCGTGAACTATTATTGGCAAAATTTGAAAAGATGTATCATCTCGGTGTCCGTTCTTTTGCCGTCTTCTTTGATGATATTTCAGGAGAAGGTACTAACCCTGTGAAACAAGCAGAACTGCTGAACTACATAGATGAACATTTTGTAAAAGTAAAACCAGATGTAACTCCCCTTATCATGTGTCCCACGGAATACAATAAAAGTTGGTCCGACCCTGCTAAAGGATATCTTACTACTTTAGGAGACAAACTGAATCCATCCATACAAATTATGTGGACAGGAGACCGAGTTATTTCCGATATTACCCAAGATGGTATTCAATGGATAAACGACCGGATTAAACGTCCGGCATATATATGGTGGAACTTTCCTGTTTCCGATTACGTTAGAGATCATCTGCTCATGGGACCAGTATATGGAAACGATACTCAAATAGCCCATCAGATGTCTGGCTTTGTAACTAATCCGATGGAACATGCCGAGGCTTCTAAAATAGCTATTTATAGTGTAGCCTCATACGCTTGGAATCCCCAAAAATATAACAGTGAAAAAACTTGGAAAGATGCTATTATGAACATTTTGCCCGATGCAGCCACTGAATTGGAATTCTTTGCTGCCCACAATTCGGACTTGGGTCCCAATGGACATAAATATCGCCGAGAGGAATCTGTAAATCTCCAACCTACAGCGCAAAGCTTTACTGAAAGTTACATAAAAAATAAGACTTACACTGAAAAAGATTTCTCTATTCTACAAGAAACCTTCAGCCAGATGATTGAATCAAGTGATATTTTAGTCGCCCATGCTGATAAAAATCCGATTATAGTAGAAATCATGCCTTGGCTTTATCAATTCAAACTATTGGGAGAAACCGGAAATGAAGTATTGGCAATGGTCAAAGCATACGACAAAAATGACCAATCTTTATTTATGCGTAAATACAAGCACGTGAAAGCCTTACAACAACAAATGTTTCAAATTGACCAGACATACAACCAAAACCCTTACCAGCCGGGTATAAAGACAGCAGGAAGGGTAATCAAGCCATTGATTGATCAAACTTTCGCCACCGTCACGCAATGCTATAACCAAAAATATAGTACACTGCTGAATGCTGAAACCGACTATATGCCGCATAAACTAATAAGCGATATCAGTCAGATAAAGAACTTACCTTTACAGGTAAAGATAAACCGCATTCAGATTTCTCCGGCGCTGGAAGTTATCAAATGGCCCGGTAATGGTTCATTGACTATCGAACTGGATCAAGTTTATCCCGGAGAAAATATAGAGATAGATTTCGGGAAACCGGAAATCGCAACTTGGGGAAGCCTTGAGATATCTGCAAATGGAAAAGATTGGAGTAAAGTAAACTTTACACAAGAAAAGAACCTACTGACTGCCAGTTTACAACAGAAACCAATAAAGGCAGCACGTTTTACCAACATGCAGCATCAGGAACAAGAAATTTACCTCAGACGATTTATTATAACAATAGACAAATAA